The DNA segment agagagaaagcatgagcagggggagggccagaggaagaagcagactcgctgctgagcagggagtcccactttgggctcgatcccaggaccctgggatcataacttgagctgaaggcagacacgtaaccaactaagccacccaggtgccccctgcctgGTATTTTGTACaactttttcttccattaatttATTAGATTTAAGTCTTTTGGCTTTGCTCATCTACTAGTTAGGGATGTTGAAAAACCCCTTTGGTTGTTTTTTTACTTACGGTTGGTTCTTGGAAGACTTTATGAAATGTAAAATGCCAAACAGAAGTGAAGCCAGGAATATTTATCTTAAAACCAACCGTGTCTTCTGTTTTCTACCTctgtaagaaaaagaataaatcaaaacacattttttaaaactttcttcaaTCTAGGTTCTTCCAAATGAAAGGTACACCCGTAAATGAAATGTTAGTAATGACTCTACTAACTGTGTTGGTAATCTCCCTCAGAATCTCCCATTTACCTTTTTCAGGATTAGGAGAGTGATATTCACCCAGGATGGAAGTGTGTCCTTACTGTAAAAAGCCATTTAAACGATTAAAATCCCACTTGCCATACTGTAAGATGATAGGACCCACTGTACCTGCTGATCAGAAAGCTTGTCAGTCCAAGCCAGCTACACGCCCACAcgctaaaaaaatgaaagggcCAATCGCAGACTTAAATAACACTAAAGACAGAAAGTTGGAGAGTAAGAAGAGAAATACCAACTTGGTAAAGGACAAACCAGAACAGGCAACAAAGTCTTTTCCGCTATTGGCTGTTGGTTTGGAAAGAGCAAGTAATACAAAGGCAGATAAAGACATCCAGAATCAAGTTCAGTGCtccatcaaaaagttaaaaaatactgaaCCAGAGATTACTTTACAGGGAGAAACGAAGGCTCAGTTTTATGCATCAGAGAACACCACTCCTAAAAGAGAATTTGCCAAATATTTGCCTACATCGGGGGAGAGGAGAAGTAACCTTCCAGAAATTGAAACATCTTTACCTCTTGGCCCAGTAACACCTTCATCAAAGCAAGATAGAAAATATTCTTCAGCCTTACCCAATGATGTGCAGACCACTTCTGCTAATTTAAGATTGGACAAAATTGATCCCCCAAGACGGGAGCTTCTGGTAAATTTACCAGATAAGCCTATTGGTAATTATCACAGTTCTCCCATGAATCTCAGTTGTGGggttgaaagagaaagaacatcGTTGTCAAGCAATGAGAGACAGTCCAAGCCCAGGGACCACCTCCCAGAAATCTCTTCTGATGTTGGAGACTCTGAGACTCAAGAAAAGAACATGgaatcacaatttttaaattttaaggttaGCCCTGTAGGTGACATCCAAGTCAGGGAGAACCAAGGAAAAGGACTGAACCTTGGAACAGAGGCACACGGTAGCAGAGGAAATGCAGAGAAGAGAACATCTGTAACAGAAATGCAGCAATGGGCTTCTGTGAGCGGTGATGCAAAGAATTTCAGTAGTGATGATTCAGCCACAGAGAAGAAATGTCCAGGTGAAGGTCCCAGTTTAAATTTGTGCACTCCAAGGGAGACAACGTGCAGTGAGCTGCTTTCTGTGTCACAGTCGCATGATCAAAGCCTTGCCTCTCTGGCTGTCAGATTTTttcaagaagagaaagcaaaagccTGCAATCCTAACCGAGTCCCTGGCTTGAAGGCGTTAACAGAGAGTGGTAAAGGAGCTTCTCTGCAGCACGGATCTGGCTGTGGGCTCCAAGTGTCACACCATGGGTGCCAGCAGACCTTACATTCAACCCTGCCTCACGCCTCTTACAGCCCCTTCAGTCAGATTGGCATCGCTGATAGGAAGCCCCTTTCAAGCTCCCTGGGGCTGGAGTGGTTTCCAGAGCTCTATCCTGGTTATCTTGGACTAGGAGTATTGCCAGGGAAGCCCCAGTATTGGAATGCAATGGCCCAAAAGCCTCAGCTCACCAATCCCCAGGGGGAGAGACTCTCGCAAGGTAAACATGCTCATTTAGCTTATTTTTACCTAGGCACTCCAGTATCCCAGGCTTACAGTTGTTCTGAAAACATTAGTTCTTGCTCCAGAAGTGTACCAGTGCTTTatcactctcccttcccctccacgcAGAGTTGAAGGCCAGACTAGACCAGGTCGGCCGGTGACATTGATCACTTGGTGTTTCCACAGCAGGAGGCAGCATGGCCAGTAGATATGGGGCAGGTGTCCACTCTGTCTTGAGAGATTAAGTAAGGAGTCTTGGAAAGAGGCGGACAGACTGTGAGGCCTTCTCCTCAGAAGCCCTCCGGAGGCTCCTTGGCAGTCCCCACAGAGCCGGGAAGTTCCTGGCATTTCAGGGAATCCCTTTTTCCTACACGACCTGACCTTCAGTTATTGGGCTACTTCTAGTTACAATATGtaaagtttcttcattttcctcatcaggAAGCTTtagatgtttctctttttcaggttttctagACGTGTGTGTATATAGTATTTATTTGAGCTTTTAGCTTCGACGGGAGACCTGTAGCAACTCAGAATAGCCTTGCACCTGAAAAACTTGCAACATCTCCTCTTAAAAGGgacatactttctctctctggtaTATTTTGTAACTTACTACATATTCATTATACCCCAAGTCCTCTGGTctgagaagcatttttttttttttttggtacggtaattattcctttctaaaaatttcaaaacagaagtGTAGTAAGGGAAGAGTGTTGCCAGCTAAAGCTACATCTTCTTCGATTGCTTAGTGGTTACCAGTTTTCCTACAAACAGACCTAACCTCTGGGCCCCCTTTACAGAGCTGTAGTCTGTCTCAGGGTCAGAGTTGGGCCCCCAGGTCCCTTCGTGTTGACACAGAATTACTGTTAACATCTGTGTTGCTTTGTTTTCAGAGTGCTTCCATCCGTTTTCTTACTTCAGCCTCGCCGCTCTGAGAGGCGGGCAGTGATTTTCCTCTGTTTGACAGGTGATGAAGCAGGCAGAGAGGATAAGGGATTGGTTCGAGGTCATGTTGCCTGTAGGTGGTAGAGCGGCAGGTAGAACACAGTCCCTTCAGACCACATTTCACCCTTTCCACCAAACCTTATTGCAGAAAGGGCGCCATAACTAGAAACACAGGTGGTTGTCAgatctctgcccttctctctggtTTGCGGTGGCCCGTGGCAGATCTCTCTGGCAAGTGGGACTTCTTTATTTCCTGTACTGTCTTTCACAGTGCTGATGAATGTCTCTGATCCAGGCACTTTTCatgtcagagggaaaggggagggggctaACGGTCAGGTGATGACTGTAGCAGACACTGCTAGGTATGTTGTATTATTACCTCATTGACTCAGGTGACTGTCACTGAAGTCACTGTCCCACCTTCCTTTATAGATGAGGAGTCTGAGCCCCAGACATGTTCATACAGTAAGTGGTGGtcaaagaatcttaagcaggctccacactgagcagggagcctgagctgaaatcaagagtcgaacacttcacccactgagccacccaggcgccccaggttcaGGGCTATTCTATTCTCTTTTATTGGTTACAGTCTGCTGTACTGTGAGTGGTTTGGCAGACTGATGGCTTTGAGGACGCCACAGAATCGCGTTTCAGTAAGTTGGATGAGAATTAGGCTTAGGGAACTCGGCAGCATTAGGAGCCGTCTTGTGAGGTTTAATGAGAAAGATTTTCACAGACTTACTACCCCAAAAAAAGTCGTTTCTCCCCGCATTCGCAAAAATGGACTTTAGAAGTTCAAGATTTCAATCCCTGGAGACTCGGCAAATACGAGTGTCTTAAGAGTCCCCGGCAATAGAAATTGGCTTCCTTTGTTCAAAGGAAAGCCTTGCATGAGTTTGGCTGAGGGTGCTTGGCTGAGCCTTGGCTGAATTCGGGTGCCTAGGCTTTCAGGACTTGAGTTGAAGAGATCTAGGTCCTTGGGTTCCAAATCTGGACAACTGACAGTTTCACATAGGACCAAAGATTCCTGGACCTCAGCCCCAGAGACTGATCCTGAAGTAAGGTCTAAGAATCCTCTTTTCAAACATGTCTGAAGTGTTTTCTGCAGAGCAGCCAGGTTTCAGAGTACCCCTGGTATTAGAccactggagcagggagcctcagaCCCAGCATTAGGGGATGGGGGTGGCAGcagttggggggaagggagggagaggtctGAAAAAAACACAGTTCCTTGAACTACAGGAAGCAAAACCTGGCTGGTAGGGATAGCAGAAGGTAAAATGACGAAACCTTACAGGGTcatgggtttggggttttttttgttttgtttttaagatttattttagagaaagagcacaagctggggagggagcagagagagggagagagagagtctcaagcagacttctcgctgagtgcggagccccacacagagcttgATTCCACAGCCCTGcaatcaccacctgagccaaaaccaagactctgACGCTTAACCGGCTGCGCTACGCAGGCGCCCCAGGTCTCGGGTTTTCAAAGGCCATTCTCATCATCAAATAGCATTTCCATCAGTAAACTACCCTGATGAGCTGTTTGAGACAGGGCCCATGTGGGGAAGGATCAGAGCAGATCAGGAGTATAACGAGCCAGGGTGAGGTCTGCTAGTAGCCGGAGGAGGCCACGAAAGGGGACGTTTTACGTAAAAGAGCATATGACAACAGCCAGAGAGACGAAGGGTCAGTCAAGTCACATGTCTGGAGTTCCAGGCAGGCCAGAGAGGCGATAGAAAGTGTCAGAGGTACCCAAGCTAGGGACGGTTCCTGCGTTTCTAGGAGAGAGCAGAGCCATTGTCACTAGGTTTGGGATGTAGGGCCATCAACACTGGCAGGCCAAGGACAGCCTCTAGAGCAGATGACAGTGGGTGTTAGCAGTCCTGGGCCTGCAGTCAGGCTGAAAGGGTTGTAGAGCAGAGCCCAGGGTCCCTGAGTGGCAGGAAGGGTGACACTGGAGAAGCTCTGACAGAACTTCTGTGGGTTCTGAGCTGGCCTCCCCTGGGCCTCAGGCTTTTTTACACCCCAGCTCAGGGCTGGAACTGATGTTATTCACACAAGTTTGAACCCTTGATGAAAGGCTGCTGGCTGGAGAAGGAGCGGAGTCGAGGGACCACCCCTTTCCTGACGTGGCAGGGGAAGTGGTTCTGCAGTTGGAGTTTTCACGAAAGTGTCTCTTCCCATCTTTTTCCGTTTTTTTCCAAGAAGAGTGGATCATGTCATGCCTGTTTTTTAAGAGATTAATCTTCACCTcgcaaaataattgttttctgtGTAATTTCTGGGAAGCCAGTATGGTTTTTTGCATTGTTACTTAATGTCACGAGTGTTTGCATAGCATTTTTACATCTGTAGCAACTTTTACCTCCTTTACTTGCTTCATTTATCCTTTATTCCGATGAACCCCACCAAGACCAGAGAGCCAGCAACAGTAGAGATTCCCTGCCTAGCATTAGACAGAAGAACAGGTGGAGGAAAGCTGTAAATAGGCAGCATAAACCCTCCCTCCTGGTTCTCTGTTCGTTAGTCTCGAACATAAACAAGAAACATTGGCTGGTCAGTAATAGCAGTGGGCTAATAGGGCACACACGCTGATTCTAGCACACGTAGTGACAAGGAGCAGTAGGGACTATAATAGTAGAAAgtcctgccttccgctcagatgCTTAGCAGACGGTGGGAAATGTAGACTGTTCATTTCATTAAGCACGTACACGGATCGGCTGTGCCGTCTGTTCATCAGATCAGAAACGTCTCCGGGTCCTGATCCCCAGGGCCTCCTTCGGCGTTTTGAGGGCCCTCTTTCTGACTGGGAATCACACCGCACTTAGTTAGCTGCAGCCCCACACAGCCAGTGACCCAGCGGCTTAGATCCACTTCCTGCAGCCTGGCCCTGGGAACCGCGGGCACGGAGTGCCGGGAAGGAGACTGAGTCTAGATGAACGATCACAGTGCCTTCTGTTTGGAACCGTAGTTCCTTTGTTGGAAAGAAGCTCGACTGCTCTCAGGAGTTTGGAACCCCCGACCAGACTTACAACCTCCACCTTGTCTCTGATAAGGCTCTTGGGAGCTGTCCAGAAAGGTGAGCTGGAGTCACGGACTGTTGGGTTGTGTTGCTGGTTCCAAGCATTTGGAGAAGTTTCTCTTCACTTTAGCCAGGGCTGTTACGGCAGGGCTTAAGGGAACGGCAGGGCTAAGGGAACGAGAGAAAGAGACAAGTGCGTAGGCTCTCTTCTCTGTTTTAGCCCTGGAAGCTGACTCGATCGAGAGCACCAGAGCTGGCAGAACAGCAGCCGCTCTCTATGGAACAGAGCTCGTTTCAGTACTGTTCCCCCGCCACCTCCCCTCCTCGCTCTCTTGCCCACCTTGATTGTCCCAAAGCCAGGAGGACTCTACACCTTGAGTTAACCAGTCGTATTAACCCCCCCCAAACTCAAGATGTCGACCGAAGTCTCAAAAACAAGAGTAACTCAATGTATTAAAATTGAGGTCTTCTGGATTCGAGCCttttcatctgtttaaaaaatacgTATGTGGTGGTATGTAAATTCTGTGCATTACAAGCCCATCGCCCATGCTAACTGGGAGAATTCGAATAACGGGCAGGTCGCAGCCCCTCATTACAGCTCGCCATAGCAACCAGACGTGTTTGTTTTCGAACAGGCTGGATCGGGTGCAGCACCGCCGTGAGGAGCGGAGTGGGGGGCATCGCCGTGCTCTTCACGGGGTACTTCGTCCTGTGGTGCGGCTGGAGTTTCAGGCATCTGAGTAAgcctttttgatattttttcatcGAAATCACAGGTCACATCCCATTATAGGGACCTCCAGGGGATTCTCCAAATTGCTTTTTATATGACAGTGTTGTATCATCTGACATGCCCTCGTGAGTGAGCCACTGCCTGTGGCTCTGGGGTTATGGTTTTAATGAACTTCATAAGATTTGACAAGAATTTACATAATTGCTTCTGTGCTCCACGTGAGGTTGTCCTTGGAGATCTGGTAGTCTCTTGTTTTCTCCTGAAAGTCATTTGCCTGCCAGGTCAGCACCCTTCTTGATTCCTGCCTTAGAACTTTTTAGCATTGAAGCCAAACAGCTCTATACCCCAAGAGTGGAGGAGAAACCATACAGCTCTCCCTCATGTGTCTGAGGGTCACAGAAATCTTAGTTAACGTTACTTTCACcccataaaacacaaaaacatccTCCTCGTTGGGAGTTCGGCTTGCGTCAGGTCTCTCCAGGAAGATGAATGTCTgaaattcatttctctcttttagtTCAGGatgacttttctcatttttttaaagtcttacctttgtaaaaatatatttttatagttaaaatgtttaaaagacatTGAATATAGAAGAATATCAAAAAAAACCCAGTatttttccacaattaaaaaaaagcccAGTTGCTTTCTGAAAACTTTTGGTGTAAAAGTACGAGATAACCATTAATACCAGTGTCATTCACAAGTGGTTACTAGGGCTTTTGAAATaccaggctggctggctggctggctgcgttggtagagcacgtgactcttgatccctGCATCGTAAGTTCAAccccccacattgggcgtggagcctacttaaaataaaaaaaattaaataacaaaaaccaGGACTTGACTGAATTGGGTTTTTTGACTAATTCAGTGTCCAGTAAGTGGGATCGCTGGTCAGGCAGCAGAAATGGGACTGCGGTACATCCCTACCTGTTGCTGGTGGGGAGCTGGTGAGTGTTGGGTGGTCCACCTATCTGTTCAGGAGAAAGAGGATTTCCTCTCTGATCAGACCTGCCTACATGAAGACTCCACTTCTTTCCCAGGGACAAGGGCCCCCCCCCTTAATGGCTTACCTGTCTGAAAGGGCTCAGTGTGTTAATACCCGAGGTTTGTTTTTCACATCTTTGAACTGAAGAAGGTGAAGCAGAAATTTCTGATTGCACCTAAGACTTTATTGCTGAATCTGTAAAACAAAAGGGCAACGAAATTATCTGTAGAGGCAAGAGACAGAAACAGTCCTTAGGAGTGGCCTCTTGGATCCTTACACTTCTCTCTGTTTATCCAAAGAGCTGCAGCGCTGGCGTAAGTGAGGACCTGGACATCGCGTCCGCAAGCTCGGAGCCTCCAGGGCACAGACGCGGGGGACACCTGCAGGGCAgatttaaccatttaaaatggtttgggggagagggaatgaaaagaataaaattaattggAATCTAAAACAGTTCTAGAGGAAGTCGGTTCTTTTAATGTGGACAGGTCTGGTTCGGTGTGGACATTTCTTTGGCAGGCTCTCCAGAGTGACAGAGTTACTGCAAAGCCTTCCGTTTGTTTGCTCATAAAGGCTGCTGGTATTCAGGGAGGCATGAAGATGACAAAGGTCatcattaaaagttttaaatagttatttcttAATTCTCAGTAAATAATATCTCCCTTTTAAGTCTTTCTCCCTAAAATTACTCTCTAAGCTTTGGCATTTTACTGTTCATCCATACGAGATACCAGGCTACATGCATACTGACCCAGAAAAGTGTGTGAAGTGGCAGAAAATCAGCTTACCTCAGGCCCTTTGGGGTCCCTGACCAGATCTTGGCAGGTGTGAGAAACAAAAGCACAGTAAGGGTGGGTCCAGAGTTGCAGGTGAGCCTTTGAAAAATCTTTCAGGTATTTTTAAActgattaaaatgaaatcacacactaaacagaattttaaatcatttcttatACATCTTAAGTGAGTATAGTAGTGAACAAATGGTTTCTGTTTATCATGTCCTCCTGAAAACCTCAGAATCCCACCCCGTCCCTCCTTAAGAATTGCTGTGAAATACTCTTGACCCTTTTACTTCGTTAGGGTTGTTTTTGGCTGGTGGGTTTTCCCTGTCTCTTTCCCCATCAAAATATTCAgtgtgtttttctaattttatggcTTCTGCTTTGGCCCCTAGACAGTAGCTTGATAGAAAAGATAGAAAGTCCCTAGATAACACAGGTGGGTAACTGTTGCTCCAGCCCCTTTTCCAGCACGGGGGTTGATTATCTATCATATCTGTTTATATCTGTCTATATCTGCCTGTTTGCCTGTTtgccacaaacacacacacacacactttagcTTTGCTTGTGATATCCTCGGCAAATACGTGAGGTCAGTCCCTGTTGTGTCCCAGCTCCTTCAAAACCACAAACAAGCAGGTGTGCTGTTCTAAggccaacatttatttatttgcacatctcttctgtctctcttctcaaaAGTTGAATTCTGGCTCTATCTTCTGCATTAGCTACCTTTTCTATTCCCAGTCCCCGGTCTCTCTCCCTCACTAATTATCGCCAGTGGGAGTAATTTAATTCTGCACCAATTGCTCATGGTTAGGGGAAAGGTATACTAGAATTCTCCATAAGGAAAAATTCATGGGTGAGGAAACGAATACTGCGTTTGGTTATCTTAGTCTAGTATTACCGTGAACGTCATTGAAATTCCAAAAACTGTAGCTTTCATTTTGAAAGGGCTTTGTGCCCATTCTTTGCAAATGTCCTTTAAGAGAGACACTTAGGGAGAGATTCTCCCTGCACTTCCCTGCACTTGGTCCTTAGTCTAGGTCAGAAACCCTTAGGGTGCCAACGTAGAGGAAAACACTGTCAGTGGTGGCCTCAGTGATAGCCTCAGTGATGGCCTGGTGCCCACTTCCCCCAAAGCCCTCAAGCCGGCCTCAGCAGGCTACAATGGCCGGAGGCGCAGGCCAGCCCACTACCTATTTTGTAAATAGTCTTCCCGGAGCACAGCCTGTTCCACACTCTTAACCACCACTGTAAATAAACTAGCTTGTCAGAATCAGAATGCTGGAACAATGAAAATTTCCACTCAATTTATATAtcacaataaatgttttaaatttatatcacGATAAATATTTGACATCCCTGAAAATAAGTTCCTTAACCAGAAGGGTGATCTACAGAACGATCCCACCAGTCCCTAAAAGGAGAGCTGCTTCGTTTTGCCAAGTTTAAGACAGAGGTGGGATCCTGCGTTCAGAAGAGGATTTTTAACGTGACATGATCAAGACCAAGAATCGTAGCTCACGTGTAGTAGGAAAGAAGTCTTAACTGACGTCTTTGAATTTGATACTGAGCAGTCCAGACTCTTAAATGATCCAGGGGACTTTGAAGAAGCCATGGGCAGTGTCTCCGGATTCTGGAGTTCCTTGGTAACGCCcacagctggagagggagagttCTGTCCACTTGCTGCTgccatctgggggggggggcggggagtatGCTTGAAGACCTTTCATCCAGTCTTTTAAGGATTTCTTCATAATGTTCCAAATAGTCTGAGTCGTTGAGGTCAGCTGATAATCGTGGATTCTTTTCCAGGATTCGGATCCAGACAAAGTCAACATGATCAAGGGAATACACTTCATAGCTCCCGCTTGCAAGAGTGATGTAAGTCTGGTACATTTATTACTCATACGTGCAAATATCCCTACAAAATAAGTTCACTTGCACAGCCAGTCCCCATCAGGCGTGTGACCCGGCGGATGCAAGGCTTCATCCAGCAAGACTAGAGGTTCCTTTCCAAACTGAATTTTAGACGAGTGAGCCTGAGCTGCCAGAAGCCAGGGCCCTGCAGACATGAGGCAGGAGTAACTGCTCTGCTCTTCACAAAGCCAAGAAATAGAAGTCAGGAATGCTCATAACTGGATGGGCCACGTTAAACAGCC comes from the Ailuropoda melanoleuca isolate Jingjing chromosome 13, ASM200744v2, whole genome shotgun sequence genome and includes:
- the C13H17orf80 gene encoding uncharacterized protein C17orf80 homolog isoform X3 gives rise to the protein MEVCPYCKKPFKRLKSHLPYCKMIGPTVPADQKACQSKPATRPHAKKMKGPIADLNNTKDRKLESKKRNTNLVKDKPEQATKSFPLLAVGLERASNTKADKDIQNQVQCSIKKLKNTEPEITLQGETKAQFYASENTTPKREFAKYLPTSGERRSNLPEIETSLPLGPVTPSSKQDRKYSSALPNDVQTTSANLRLDKIDPPRRELLVNLPDKPIGNYHSSPMNLSCGVERERTSLSSNERQSKPRDHLPEISSDVGDSETQEKNMESQFLNFKVSPVGDIQVRENQGKGLNLGTEAHGSRGNAEKRTSVTEMQQWASVSGDAKNFSSDDSATEKKCPGEGPSLNLCTPRETTCSELLSVSQSHDQSLASLAVRFFQEEKAKACNPNRVPGLKALTESGKGASLQHGSGCGLQVSHHGCQQTLHSTLPHASYSPFSQIGIADRKPLSSSLGLEWFPELYPGYLGLGVLPGKPQYWNAMAQKPQLTNPQGERLSQGWIGCSTAVRSGVGGIAVLFTGYFVLWCGWSFRHLRFGSRQSQHDQGNTLHSSRLQE
- the C13H17orf80 gene encoding uncharacterized protein C17orf80 homolog isoform X1; this encodes MEVCPYCKKPFKRLKSHLPYCKMIGPTVPADQKACQSKPATRPHAKKMKGPIADLNNTKDRKLESKKRNTNLVKDKPEQATKSFPLLAVGLERASNTKADKDIQNQVQCSIKKLKNTEPEITLQGETKAQFYASENTTPKREFAKYLPTSGERRSNLPEIETSLPLGPVTPSSKQDRKYSSALPNDVQTTSANLRLDKIDPPRRELLVNLPDKPIGNYHSSPMNLSCGVERERTSLSSNERQSKPRDHLPEISSDVGDSETQEKNMESQFLNFKVSPVGDIQVRENQGKGLNLGTEAHGSRGNAEKRTSVTEMQQWASVSGDAKNFSSDDSATEKKCPGEGPSLNLCTPRETTCSELLSVSQSHDQSLASLAVRFFQEEKAKACNPNRVPGLKALTESGKGASLQHGSGCGLQVSHHGCQQTLHSTLPHASYSPFSQIGIADRKPLSSSLGLEWFPELYPGYLGLGVLPGKPQYWNAMAQKPQLTNPQGERLSQVPLLERSSTALRSLEPPTRLTTSTLSLIRLLGAVQKGWIGCSTAVRSGVGGIAVLFTGYFVLWCGWSFRHLRFGSRQSQHDQGNTLHSSRLQE
- the C13H17orf80 gene encoding uncharacterized protein C17orf80 homolog isoform X4, translating into MEVCPYCKKPFKRLKSHLPYCKMIGPTVPADQKACQSKPATRPHAKKMKGPIADLNNTKDRKLESKKRNTNLVKDKPEQATKSFPLLAVGLERASNTKADKDIQNQVQCSIKKLKNTEPEITLQGETKAQFYASENTTPKREFAKYLPTSGERRSNLPEIETSLPLGPVTPSSKQDRKYSSALPNDVQTTSANLRLDKIDPPRRELLVNLPDKPIGNYHSSPMNLSCGVERERTSLSSNERQSKPRDHLPEISSDVGDSETQEKNMESQFLNFKVSPVGDIQVRENQGKGLNLGTEAHGSRGNAEKRTSVTEMQQWASVSGDAKNFSSDDSATEKKCPGEGPSLNLCTPRETTCSELLSVSQSHDQSLASLAVRFFQEEKAKACNPNRVPGLKALTESGKGASLQHGSGCGLQVSHHGCQQTLHSTLPHASYSPFSQIGIADRKPLSSSLGLEWFPELYPGYLGLGVLPGKPQYWNAMAQKPQLTNPQGERLSQGWIGCSTAVRSGVGGIAVLFTGYFVLWCGWSFRHLKLQRWRK
- the C13H17orf80 gene encoding uncharacterized protein C17orf80 homolog isoform X2; its protein translation is MEVCPYCKKPFKRLKSHLPYCKMIGPTVPADQKACQSKPATRPHAKKMKGPIADLNNTKDRKLESKKRNTNLVKDKPEQATKSFPLLAVGLERASNTKADKDIQNQVQCSIKKLKNTEPEITLQGETKAQFYASENTTPKREFAKYLPTSGERRSNLPEIETSLPLGPVTPSSKQDRKYSSALPNDVQTTSANLRLDKIDPPRRELLVNLPDKPIGNYHSSPMNLSCGVERERTSLSSNERQSKPRDHLPEISSDVGDSETQEKNMESQFLNFKVSPVGDIQVRENQGKGLNLGTEAHGSRGNAEKRTSVTEMQQWASVSGDAKNFSSDDSATEKKCPGEGPSLNLCTPRETTCSELLSVSQSHDQSLASLAVRFFQEEKAKACNPNRVPGLKALTESGKGASLQHGSGCGLQVSHHGCQQTLHSTLPHASYSPFSQIGIADRKPLSSSLGLEWFPELYPGYLGLGVLPGKPQYWNAMAQKPQLTNPQGERLSQVPLLERSSTALRSLEPPTRLTTSTLSLIRLLGAVQKGWIGCSTAVRSGVGGIAVLFTGYFVLWCGWSFRHLKLQRWRK